A part of Variovorax sp. HW608 genomic DNA contains:
- the hrpA gene encoding ATP-dependent RNA helicase HrpA, whose protein sequence is MAAIDAHQVVIVCGETGSGKTTQLPKIALALGRGKLNAPPGKGRLIGHTQPRRIAASSVAKRIAEELKTPLGEVVGFKVRFQDRLSRDASVKLMTDGILLAETQTDPLLKAYDTLIIDEAHERSLNIDFLLGYLKEILPRRPDLKVIVTSATIDADRFAQHFASARRVPGRPKPGAAPSGGSDDAQRGAWGPITPAPVMMVSGRTFPVEQRWRPFEESRDYDLNDAIADGVDELWRDPHNAGDILVFLPGEREIREAADHLRKHLGHQPVMRNAEVLPLFARLSQAEQDRIFDSHTGRRIVLATNVAETSLTVPGIRYVIDAGTARVKRYSFRSKVEQLLVEPVSQAAANQRAGRCGRVANGICIRLYDEKDFEGRPRFTDPEILRSSLAGVILRMKSLHLGDVERFPFLEAPQRRAIADGYQLLNELGAVDDANELTPTGVELSKLPLDPRVGRMILEARSRGALEEVLVIASALSVQDVRDRPLDAQQQADQAHSKFDDERSEFSGYLRLWKWIQDARGGHGAAPRGRAAPSGASPVMGAEGPHHKLSNRQYEQLLRQNFINLRRVREWRDIHSQLLTVVTEHKWRINTQPASYDALHMSMLSGLLGNIGWKLEDDEAYLGARGIKFYRHPGAHLKKKPGRWIVCAELVETTRLFGRGIANIEPQWLEQVGGHLLKKQLLDPHWEKKGAQVAALERATLYGLVVYSGRRVDFSRVDPAAAREIFIREALVGGQWESRLPFLAANRKQVREVEALEHKSRRQDVLVDDELIYAFYDAQVPADVASGQGFEDWYRKEAKDAPRLLYLTRDELMRHQAAGITTQAFPPTLRLGGVDCAASYLHEPGDAKDGLTVTVPLFVLNQVSEERCEWLVTGMLKDKIQALLKSLPQKPRARLVPLPETALRLGELFGAPEVFGHGSLTDALQRRVREETGLDVKRTDFKLDMLPPHLFMNLRVVDEHGRQLGMGRNLGALKAELGAQARGAFQALAGLNVKKAPEAPTALQRDERPVQAQAPAAAAPAGQRHTAWTFGELPELMEVRRGAQSLIGFPALVDGGDAVTIEVFDEPAVAAAKHRVGLRRLFALQIRDALKYLEKNIPDLQKMAVAFMALGTLEELRAQVIDVALDRAFLQDPLPTDEAAFKRRVEEGRSRLTLIANEVARLASVILAEYAVAARKIKDTKIQPTANADASQQLQRLVGKRFLVDTPWPRLQHFARYLKAITLRLDKLRGDPERDAQRLAELRPQEQRYWRLLAERKGAADERMGEFRWLLEELRVSFFAQELRTPQPVSVKRLDKLWVQLES, encoded by the coding sequence ATGGCCGCCATCGACGCGCACCAGGTGGTGATCGTCTGCGGCGAGACGGGTTCGGGCAAGACCACGCAGCTGCCGAAGATCGCCTTGGCGCTCGGACGCGGCAAGCTGAATGCGCCGCCCGGCAAGGGCCGCCTCATCGGCCATACCCAGCCACGCCGGATCGCCGCATCGTCGGTCGCCAAGCGCATCGCCGAAGAGCTGAAGACGCCGCTGGGCGAGGTGGTCGGCTTCAAGGTGCGCTTCCAGGACCGCCTCTCGCGCGACGCCTCGGTCAAGCTGATGACCGACGGCATCCTGCTCGCGGAGACGCAGACCGACCCGCTGCTCAAGGCCTACGACACGCTGATCATCGACGAGGCGCACGAGCGTTCGCTCAACATCGATTTCCTGCTCGGCTACCTGAAGGAAATCCTGCCGCGCCGGCCGGACCTGAAGGTGATCGTGACCTCGGCGACCATCGATGCCGACCGTTTTGCGCAGCACTTTGCCTCCGCTCGCCGGGTGCCGGGCCGCCCCAAGCCGGGCGCGGCCCCCTCGGGGGGCAGCGACGACGCGCAGCGCGGAGCGTGGGGGCCCATCACGCCCGCGCCGGTCATGATGGTGTCGGGCCGCACCTTTCCGGTCGAGCAGCGCTGGCGCCCCTTCGAGGAATCGCGCGACTACGACCTGAACGACGCCATCGCCGACGGCGTCGACGAGCTCTGGCGCGATCCGCACAACGCCGGCGACATCCTCGTCTTCCTCCCCGGCGAGCGCGAGATCCGCGAAGCGGCGGACCATCTGCGCAAGCACCTCGGCCACCAGCCGGTGATGCGCAACGCCGAGGTGCTGCCGCTCTTCGCGCGGCTGTCGCAGGCCGAGCAGGACCGCATCTTCGACAGCCATACCGGCCGCCGCATCGTGCTGGCGACCAACGTGGCCGAGACCTCGCTGACGGTGCCGGGCATCCGCTACGTGATCGACGCCGGCACCGCGCGCGTCAAGCGCTACAGCTTCCGCAGCAAGGTCGAGCAACTGCTGGTCGAGCCGGTCAGCCAGGCGGCTGCCAACCAGCGTGCGGGCCGCTGCGGACGGGTGGCCAACGGCATCTGCATCCGGCTCTACGACGAGAAGGACTTCGAGGGCCGGCCGCGCTTCACCGATCCCGAGATCCTGCGTTCGTCTCTGGCGGGCGTGATCCTGCGGATGAAGTCGCTGCATCTCGGCGACGTCGAGCGCTTTCCGTTTCTCGAAGCCCCGCAGCGGCGCGCGATCGCCGACGGCTACCAGCTGCTCAACGAACTCGGCGCGGTCGACGACGCGAACGAACTCACGCCGACCGGCGTCGAGCTGTCGAAGCTGCCGCTCGATCCGCGTGTCGGGCGGATGATCCTGGAGGCGCGCTCGCGCGGTGCGCTCGAAGAGGTGCTGGTGATCGCGAGCGCGCTGTCGGTGCAGGATGTGCGCGACCGCCCGCTGGACGCGCAGCAGCAGGCCGACCAGGCCCATTCGAAGTTCGACGACGAGCGCAGCGAATTCAGCGGCTACCTGCGGTTGTGGAAGTGGATCCAGGATGCGCGCGGCGGCCATGGCGCCGCGCCGCGCGGTCGCGCGGCGCCTTCTGGAGCATCACCCGTGATGGGGGCCGAAGGCCCTCATCACAAACTGAGCAACCGGCAGTACGAACAGCTGCTGCGCCAGAACTTCATCAACCTGCGGCGTGTGCGCGAGTGGCGCGACATCCATTCGCAGCTCCTGACCGTGGTGACGGAGCACAAGTGGCGCATCAACACGCAGCCGGCGAGCTACGATGCGCTGCACATGTCGATGCTGTCGGGCCTGCTCGGCAACATCGGCTGGAAGCTCGAAGACGACGAGGCGTACCTCGGTGCGCGCGGCATCAAGTTCTACCGCCACCCCGGCGCGCATCTGAAGAAGAAGCCCGGGCGCTGGATCGTGTGCGCGGAACTGGTCGAAACCACGCGGCTTTTCGGGCGCGGCATCGCCAACATCGAGCCGCAGTGGCTCGAGCAGGTCGGCGGCCATCTGCTCAAGAAGCAGCTGCTCGATCCGCACTGGGAGAAGAAGGGCGCACAGGTCGCGGCGCTGGAGCGCGCCACGCTCTATGGGCTCGTGGTCTACAGCGGGCGTCGCGTGGATTTCAGCCGTGTCGATCCGGCGGCGGCGCGCGAGATCTTCATCCGCGAGGCGCTAGTGGGCGGCCAGTGGGAGAGCAGGCTGCCTTTCCTCGCCGCCAACCGCAAGCAGGTGCGCGAGGTCGAGGCGCTGGAGCACAAGTCGCGCCGGCAGGACGTGCTGGTGGACGACGAGCTGATCTACGCCTTCTACGACGCGCAGGTGCCGGCGGATGTCGCGAGCGGGCAGGGCTTCGAGGACTGGTATCGCAAAGAGGCGAAGGACGCGCCGCGGCTGCTTTACCTGACGCGCGACGAACTGATGCGGCATCAGGCGGCCGGCATCACGACGCAGGCCTTTCCGCCGACGCTCCGGCTGGGCGGCGTGGATTGCGCGGCGAGCTATCTGCACGAACCGGGCGATGCCAAGGACGGGCTCACGGTCACGGTGCCGCTGTTCGTGCTGAACCAGGTCAGCGAGGAGCGCTGCGAGTGGCTGGTGACCGGCATGCTCAAGGACAAGATCCAGGCACTCCTGAAGAGCCTGCCGCAGAAGCCGCGCGCGCGGCTGGTGCCGCTGCCGGAAACCGCATTGCGCCTCGGCGAGCTGTTCGGTGCGCCCGAAGTATTCGGCCACGGATCGTTGACCGATGCACTGCAGAGGCGCGTGCGCGAGGAAACCGGCCTCGACGTGAAGCGCACGGATTTCAAGCTCGACATGCTGCCGCCGCACCTGTTCATGAACCTGCGCGTGGTGGACGAGCACGGCCGGCAACTCGGCATGGGACGCAACCTCGGCGCGCTGAAGGCGGAGCTCGGTGCGCAGGCGCGCGGTGCCTTCCAGGCGCTCGCGGGGCTCAACGTGAAGAAGGCGCCAGAAGCGCCGACAGCTTTGCAGCGTGACGAACGCCCAGTGCAGGCGCAGGCACCGGCGGCTGCTGCGCCGGCGGGCCAGCGCCACACCGCATGGACCTTCGGCGAACTGCCGGAGCTGATGGAAGTGCGGCGCGGCGCGCAATCGCTGATCGGCTTTCCGGCGCTGGTCGATGGCGGCGACGCCGTCACCATCGAAGTGTTCGACGAGCCCGCGGTCGCTGCCGCGAAGCACCGCGTCGGTCTGCGGCGGCTCTTCGCCCTGCAGATCAGGGACGCGCTCAAGTACCTCGAAAAGAACATCCCCGATCTGCAGAAGATGGCCGTGGCCTTCATGGCGCTCGGCACGCTGGAGGAATTGCGCGCGCAGGTCATCGATGTCGCGCTCGACCGCGCGTTCCTGCAGGATCCGCTACCGACCGATGAGGCCGCCTTCAAGCGCCGCGTGGAAGAAGGGCGCAGCCGGCTGACGCTGATCGCCAACGAGGTGGCGCGCCTCGCCAGCGTGATCCTCGCCGAGTACGCGGTGGCGGCGCGCAAGATCAAGGACACGAAGATCCAGCCGACGGCCAATGCCGATGCATCGCAGCAGCTGCAGCGGCTGGTCGGCAAGCGTTTTCTGGTCGATACGCCCTGGCCGCGTCTTCAGCATTTCGCGCGCTATCTCAAGGCCATCACCTTGCGGCTCGACAAGCTGCGCGGCGACCCCGAGCGCGATGCGCAGCGGCTCGCGGAGCTTCGCCCGCAGGAGCAGCGCTACTGGCGCCTGCTCGCGGAACGCAAGGGTGCGGCCGACGAGCGCATGGGCGAATTCCGCTGGCTGCTCGAAGAACTGCGCGTGAGCTTCTTCGCGCAGGAGCTGCGCACGCCGCAGCCCGTGAGCGTGAAGCGCCTCGACAAGCTCTGGGTGCAGCTCGAGAGCTAG
- a CDS encoding sirohydrochlorin chelatase: MDAIRGIVLFAHGSRDERWRAPVEAVARRVGELDPQARVSCAYLELVQPDLRDAAEALIREGARTIRVLPLFLGMGRHVREDLPRLLDELRARHPTVGFTLAGAVGEAPEVIELLARKALES; the protein is encoded by the coding sequence ATGGACGCGATTCGCGGCATCGTTCTCTTTGCGCACGGCTCGCGCGACGAGCGCTGGCGCGCGCCGGTCGAAGCCGTGGCGCGACGGGTCGGCGAGCTCGATCCGCAAGCGAGGGTCTCGTGCGCGTACCTCGAACTGGTCCAGCCCGACCTGCGCGATGCGGCCGAGGCCTTGATCCGCGAAGGGGCGCGCACCATCCGGGTGCTGCCGCTTTTCCTCGGGATGGGCAGGCATGTGCGCGAAGACCTTCCGCGCCTCCTCGATGAACTGCGCGCCCGGCATCCGACAGTGGGATTCACCCTGGCCGGCGCGGTCGGCGAGGCGCCGGAGGTGATCGAACTGCTCGCCAGGAAGGCGCTGGAATCCTGA
- a CDS encoding CysB family HTH-type transcriptional regulator, which produces MNLHQFKFVQEAVRRNLNLTEAAKALHTSQPGVSKAIIELEEELGVEIFARHGKRLKRVTEPGQHVLASIELIMREVGNLKRIGEQFSAQDSGTLSIATTHTQARYVLPVPVAKLREAYPKVNVSLHQGSPDQVARMVIDEIAEIGIATESLSDYADLVTMPCYEWQHVLVLPKDHPLAAKERITLEDLASEPIITYHPSFTGRTRIDHAFAHKKLTPRIALEAIDSDVIKTYVRLGLGVGIVAEMAVRDESNGDLVVRPMGHIFGVNIARVAFKRSAYLRNFVFKFAELLSDRLDRHLIAKALSGQHQDYDL; this is translated from the coding sequence ATGAATCTTCACCAGTTCAAGTTCGTGCAGGAGGCCGTGAGGCGCAACCTCAACCTGACGGAAGCCGCCAAGGCGCTGCACACCTCGCAGCCGGGCGTCTCGAAGGCCATCATCGAACTCGAGGAAGAACTGGGCGTGGAAATCTTTGCGCGGCACGGCAAGCGGCTCAAGCGCGTGACCGAACCCGGGCAGCATGTGCTGGCGAGCATCGAACTGATCATGCGCGAGGTCGGCAACCTCAAGCGGATCGGCGAGCAGTTCAGCGCCCAGGACAGCGGCACCCTCTCGATCGCCACCACCCACACCCAGGCGCGCTACGTGCTGCCGGTGCCGGTGGCCAAGCTGCGGGAGGCCTACCCCAAGGTCAACGTGAGCCTGCACCAGGGCTCGCCGGACCAGGTGGCGCGCATGGTGATCGACGAGATCGCCGAGATCGGCATCGCGACCGAGTCGCTCTCCGACTACGCCGATCTGGTGACGATGCCCTGCTACGAGTGGCAGCACGTGCTGGTGCTGCCCAAGGACCACCCGCTGGCCGCCAAGGAACGCATCACGCTCGAGGATCTCGCCTCCGAGCCGATCATCACCTACCACCCCTCGTTCACCGGCCGCACGCGCATCGACCACGCCTTCGCGCACAAGAAGCTGACGCCGCGCATCGCGCTCGAAGCCATCGACTCCGACGTCATCAAGACCTACGTGCGGCTCGGCCTCGGCGTGGGCATCGTGGCCGAGATGGCGGTGCGCGACGAATCGAACGGCGACCTCGTGGTGCGGCCGATGGGCCACATCTTCGGCGTCAACATCGCGCGCGTCGCGTTCAAGCGCAGCGCCTACCTGCGCAACTTCGTGTTCAAGTTCGCCGAGCTGCTTTCGGACCGCCTCGACCGCCACCTGATCGCCAAGGCGTTGAGCGGCCAACATCAAGACTACGACCTGTGA
- a CDS encoding pyridoxal phosphate-dependent aminotransferase — MSTSTVTARTPEVQTKLPAVGTTIFTVMSALAVEKNAVNLGQGFPDFGCDPKLPQAVTDAMAAGHNQYPSMPGILALRQAIASKIATLYGHSYDPHSEITVTAGATQAIITAILAVVRPGDEVIVLEPCYDSYVPNIDLAGGTVVRVPLTPGTFRPDFDKIAAALTPRTRAIIINTPHNPSATVWTEAEMRRLEELLAPTDVLVISDEVYEHMVYDGARHESAARFPDLAARSFIVSSFGKTYHVTGWKVGYVAAPAPLTAEFRKVHQFNVFTVNTPMQYALATFMADPAPYLELPAFYQRKRDLFAQGLAKTRLRLLPSAGTYFQCVDISEVSDLDESDFCQWLTSEIGVAAIPLSAFYGDGFDQRVVRFCFAKKDETLHSALERLARL; from the coding sequence GTGAGTACCTCCACCGTGACCGCCCGCACCCCTGAAGTCCAGACCAAGCTGCCCGCCGTGGGCACGACCATCTTCACCGTCATGTCCGCGCTGGCCGTCGAGAAGAACGCGGTGAACCTCGGCCAGGGCTTCCCCGATTTCGGATGCGATCCGAAGCTGCCGCAGGCAGTGACCGACGCCATGGCAGCGGGCCACAACCAGTACCCGTCGATGCCCGGCATTCTTGCGCTGCGGCAGGCGATCGCGTCGAAGATCGCCACGCTCTACGGCCACAGCTACGACCCGCACAGCGAGATCACCGTCACCGCCGGCGCGACGCAGGCCATCATCACCGCGATCCTCGCCGTGGTCCGCCCGGGCGACGAGGTGATCGTGCTGGAGCCCTGCTACGACAGCTATGTCCCCAACATCGACCTGGCCGGGGGCACGGTGGTGCGCGTGCCGCTCACGCCCGGCACCTTCCGGCCCGACTTCGACAAGATCGCCGCCGCCCTCACGCCCCGCACGCGCGCGATCATCATCAACACGCCGCACAACCCGAGCGCCACGGTCTGGACCGAGGCCGAGATGCGCCGGCTCGAAGAGCTGCTCGCGCCCACCGACGTGCTGGTGATCAGCGACGAGGTCTACGAGCACATGGTCTACGACGGTGCGCGCCACGAGAGCGCGGCGCGTTTCCCGGACCTGGCTGCGCGCAGCTTCATCGTGAGCAGTTTCGGCAAGACCTACCACGTGACCGGCTGGAAGGTGGGCTACGTCGCCGCGCCGGCGCCGCTCACCGCGGAGTTCCGCAAGGTGCATCAGTTCAACGTGTTCACGGTCAACACGCCGATGCAGTACGCGCTCGCGACCTTCATGGCCGACCCGGCGCCCTATCTCGAACTCCCGGCCTTCTACCAGCGCAAGCGCGACCTGTTCGCGCAAGGTCTGGCGAAGACGCGTCTCCGGCTGCTGCCGAGTGCCGGCACCTACTTCCAGTGCGTGGACATCAGCGAGGTGAGCGACCTCGACGAATCCGATTTCTGCCAGTGGCTGACGAGCGAAATCGGCGTTGCCGCGATCCCGCTGTCGGCCTTCTACGGCGACGGCTTCGACCAGCGCGTGGTGCGCTTCTGCTTCGCGAAGAAGGACGAAACGCTGCACAGCGCCCTCGAGCGGCTGGCGCGGCTCTGA
- the lptG gene encoding LPS export ABC transporter permease LptG, which yields MKTIRRLIYVEVAKAVAFVALGFLSLFFFFDFVDELQSIGRPESLGYGAGQALLYVALLIPSHLYELQPIAVLIGTIFVMARLAQSSEFTILRTSGLGPWRALRALLILGLGFVVLTFAIGDYIAPLSDRTAQLLKVRFQNVYSLVGNTGAWLKERQGENSYAVNVATMDRNGALKEPRIIQFDNKGFLTSQTTAASARTNDGHWTLVDVSREEYNTRGPGNAHIVTTKIPMVEWPTSLTSEMVSVALLRPDRMRTLDLFDYIRHLEANGQTAQRYEIEFWRKVFYPLSCLVMVVLALPFAYLHFRQSGITTYVFVGVMIGISFFLLNNVFGYLGNLGNWLPWMTAAAPGLIYSVMSLGAFTWLVLRR from the coding sequence GTGAAAACGATCCGTCGCCTCATCTACGTGGAGGTGGCGAAGGCGGTGGCCTTCGTCGCGCTCGGCTTCCTGAGCCTGTTCTTCTTCTTCGACTTCGTCGACGAGCTGCAGTCGATCGGCCGACCCGAGTCGCTGGGCTACGGTGCGGGGCAGGCGCTGCTGTACGTGGCGCTCCTCATCCCCAGCCATCTCTACGAGCTGCAGCCGATTGCCGTGCTGATCGGCACCATCTTCGTGATGGCGCGGCTCGCGCAAAGCTCCGAATTCACCATCCTGCGCACCAGCGGCCTCGGACCGTGGCGGGCGCTGCGCGCGCTGCTGATCCTCGGCCTCGGCTTCGTCGTGCTCACCTTCGCGATCGGCGACTACATCGCCCCGCTGAGCGACCGCACCGCGCAGCTGCTCAAGGTGCGCTTCCAGAATGTCTATTCGCTGGTCGGCAACACCGGCGCATGGCTCAAGGAGCGCCAGGGCGAGAACTCCTACGCCGTCAACGTCGCCACCATGGACCGCAACGGCGCGCTGAAGGAGCCGCGCATCATCCAGTTCGACAACAAGGGCTTCCTCACCTCGCAGACGACCGCCGCATCGGCGCGCACCAACGACGGACACTGGACGCTGGTCGACGTCAGCCGGGAGGAATACAACACGCGCGGCCCCGGCAACGCGCACATCGTCACGACCAAGATCCCGATGGTCGAATGGCCGACCTCTCTGACCTCCGAAATGGTGTCGGTCGCCCTGCTGCGCCCCGACCGGATGCGCACGCTCGACCTGTTCGACTACATCCGCCACCTCGAAGCGAACGGCCAGACGGCGCAGCGCTACGAGATCGAGTTCTGGCGCAAGGTGTTCTACCCGCTGTCCTGCCTCGTGATGGTCGTGCTGGCGCTGCCGTTCGCGTATCTGCACTTCCGCCAGTCGGGCATCACGACCTACGTGTTCGTGGGCGTGATGATCGGCATCAGCTTCTTCCTCTTGAACAACGTGTTCGGCTACCTTGGCAATCTCGGCAACTGGCTGCCGTGGATGACGGCGGCCGCGCCGGGGTTGATCTACTCGGTGATGTCGCTGGGCGCCTTCACCTGGCTGGTGCTGAGGCGCTAG
- a CDS encoding DUF3309 family protein codes for MSLSLILLIVLILLLVGALPSWGYSRSWGYGPSGGLGLVLVVVVVLLLMGRI; via the coding sequence ATGTCACTCTCGTTGATTCTGCTGATCGTCCTGATCCTGCTGCTGGTCGGTGCGTTGCCGAGCTGGGGCTACAGCCGCAGCTGGGGATACGGTCCGAGCGGCGGGCTGGGTCTGGTGCTCGTGGTCGTGGTCGTGCTGCTCCTCATGGGGCGGATATAG